DNA from Thermomicrobium roseum DSM 5159:
TCTACTGTGCAGGTGGCGTGCGCTCGGCCTTTGCTGCAAAGACACTGGAAGAACTCGGTTACCAGAACGTGTACTCGGTGGCCGGAGGATTCAGTGCTTGGAAGCATGCTGGCTATCCCTTCGTGACACCGCGCCAGTGGACACGCGAGCAACTCCAGCGATACAGCCGTCACTTCCTGATCCCGGAAGTGGGCGAAGAGGGACAAGCAAAACTACTCGATTCCAAGGTGCTGATCATCGGTGCTGGCGGCTTGGGATCCCCAGCAGCGCTCTATTTGGCTGCCGCGGGCGTCGGGACACTCGGGATCGTCGATGCCGACGTGGTCGATCTGAGCAACTTGCAGCGGCAAATTCTCCACACGACTGATCGTGTCGGGCGTCCCAAGACCGAATCAGCTCGCGAGGCGATCACGGCGCTCAATCCAGATGTGGAGGTGATCGCGCACGACGTGTGGCTCAGCAGTCAAACGATCCTCGATGTGATCCGTGACTATGATGTGATCGTCAATGGGGCGGACAATTTCCCGACACGCTATCTCGTCAACGATGCGGCGGTCCTCCTCGGCAAACCGGTCGTCGACGGCAGCATCTTCCGGTTCGATGGGCAAGTCACCGTCTACAAGCCGGGGGAAGGGCCGTGCTACCGCTGTCTCTATCCTGAACCCCCACCACCCGAACTGGCACCGAGTTGCGATCAGGCGGGCGTACTCGGCGTCCTGCCTGGTGTCATCGGTGTCCTGCAGGCGACCGAAGCGATCAAGCTGTTGCTGGGAATCGGCGAACCGCTGGTCGGGCGCGTGCTTCTGTATGACGCCCTCGCGGCAACGTTCCGCGAACTGTCGGTCGAGCGTGACCCCGAGTGTGCGGCCTGCGGTCCCAACTCGACGCTCACGGTCGAGACGATCGGCCAGATCGATTATCAGCAAAGCTGCATCCTGCCGGTTCGCCAGACAGCGGCTGACTGACGCGGAACCGATCCCGACGGGAAAACCAGACGGGGCCGGGCATGACCGCCCGGCCCGTCGCGGTTTATGCACTCGAACGACCGCTGGTCAGTCCTCGACGAGGATCGATTCCTCGGAGACCTGCCCCTCGTTCACGCGAAAGGCCCGGACGACCGGCCGGGCAGGATCAGCCAGCGAGCAGATCAGAAGAAGCATGTTCGGCCAAAAAGCGGCCAGCTCGACGTCCGTGCGCGAGGGATAGGCCTCGGTCGCTGGGTGGGAATGATAACTGCCCAGATGTTCCAATCCCGAGCGCTCGATCTCGCGCAACACGCGAAACTGTTCCTCCGGATCCATGAAGAAGCGCTCGACCGCGATCGAACCAGGGGCGTCCGGACGGTAATCCCGACCAGGCGGAATGAGGCCGCGCTCGGCGAAAAACTCGACAGCGAGTTCCGCGCGATTGGTCACCGGGTAGACACGCTCGATTCGCTCACCGTGTCCACCGAGAAGCCCGCACGCTTCGCGGGGAGCCTCCCGCTGGGCATGCTCGATGATCGCCTGGTACTGGTCGCGGGGGATCCGAATCATCGGCCGCCTGCCATTGCCGGGATGATTCCAACCTCATCCCCGTCCGCGAGAGGGGTCTCCACACCCTGCAGGGAGCGAATGTCCTTCCCGTTGACGAAGATACTGACGAATCGCCGCACGCGCCCGTCCGGTTCGCAGATCCGCTCGCGAATTCCGGGATAGAGTTCGTCCAGCTTCGCCAGTGCCTCGGCGACTGTCTTCGCCTCCACCTGCACCGCTGCGCGGTCCTCCGTGAAGCGGCGCAACGGTGCCGGAATGAGAATCGTCACTGCCATCGGTTCTCACGCTCCTTTCTCGACGACCAGTGTGCCTTCATCCTCGTTCGGGATGCCACAAGGGTGTGCTCAGGTACTTCAAACCACTGTCGGGCAGGATGGCCACGATGACGCCCTGATCCAGCTCGCGGGCGACACGGAGCGCCGCAACGATGGCTGCCGCCGCCGAGGGACCGAGGAGCAGTCCTTCGCAACGTGCAACGTCGCGCGCCAACCGGTAGGCCTCTTCGGTATCGACGAACTCCATACGGTCGACGAGCGAGGGATCATAGATAGCAGGAGTGAGAGCGGTCGGCAGATGCTTCAGTCCTTCTAACCCATGGAAGGGATCGTCTGGCTGGACACCGACCAGGACGACGTCCGGATTCGCTTCCTTGAGAAACCGCCCGGTTCCCATCATCGTTCCCGTGGTGCCGAGCCCCGCGACGAAATGCGTCACCTGCCCACGCGTCTGCTCCAGGATCTCTGGGCCAGTGCCCTCGTAATGGGCAAGCCAATTCGCTGGATTACTGTATTGGTCCGCATAGTAATAGCGATCCGGTTGCTCAGCAGCCAGTTGACGCGCCAGGCGGATGGCTCCGTCCGTTCCCTCGTACGGATCGCTGTAGATCAATTCAGCGCCGTAGGCACCCAGAATGGCCCGACGCTCCTCGCCGATGCTTCCGGGAACCACCAGTGTGACACCGAATCCGAGTGCTGCACCGAGCATGGCATAGGCAATGCCAGTGTTTCCGGAAGTTGCATCGAGGAGCCGTCGGTTCGATCCCAGCGCACCCGTGCGCAGCGCCTCGCGGACGATCCTCCAGGCAGCACGGTCTTTCACCGAGCCGCCCGGGTTATACCACTCCGCCTTGACCAGCAACTGGACGCGATCCGAGATGCCAGAGATGGCCGGCAAGCGTTGGAGACAGAAGAGCGGCGTGCGTCCGATGCGCTCAGTGACTGTCTCGCCCAATCGGCATCCGAGCGAAGAACTCATGGCTCGCCACCCTTCGTCTCGCTTCACCACTCCATCTTGCCACAGGTACCCCGCATGACCCGCGCAACTCGCTCGAAGCGCTTGCCGATCCACGAGCCGCACGGGGCCGGCAAGACGAGGTCCGTAGTAGGATAACCCCCGTGAGTGCCGGTTGGCACGCCCGACCATCGATCATGAGAGGCGCTCGCGAGTGCGCACGCACGTCCTGAACGACCGCTACCGGCTCGACGAGCCGATCGGCGAAGGTGGCATGGCTGTCGTCTACCGGGGGTACGACTTGCTCCTTGGCAGGCCAGTCGCGATCAAAGTGCTGCGCGGACAGTTCGCTGCCGATGCGAGCTTCCTCCGGCGTTTCGAGCGCGAAGCACAGGCAGCAGCTCGTTTGAGTCATCCCAATATCGTCAGCGTCTACGACGTCGGTCGCGACGGAGCTATCCACTACATCGTCATGGAATTCGTTCCCGGCAAGACCTTGAAGCAGCTGATCCTCGAACGGGCGCCGATTCCGCTCGACGACACCATCCGCATCGTCCGCCAGGTTGCGGCTGCCTTGGATTACGCTCATCAGCACGGGCTCGTTCACCGTGACATCAAGCCTCAGAACATCCTGGTCGACGAGCGCGGCTTCGTGAAGGTGACCGATTTCGGAATCGCAAAGGGGATCAGCGATGTCAGCCTGACCGAAGCTGGCTTCGGCATGGGAACGGTTCACTACGTCTCTCCAGAGCAAGCTCGCGGCGAACCGGCGACACCGGCCAGCGACATCTACTCGCTGGGCGTTGTCATTTACGAGATGCTCACCGGCCGACTGCCGTTCGAGGCGGACAGCCCGATCGGTCTCGCCATGAAGCATGTCCACGAACCGCCTCCTCCGCCGCGGCAGTTCGCTCCCTCCCTGCCCCCAGCGGTCGAGGCTATCGTCCTCCGCGCTCTGGCCAAGGATCCCCGCCAACGATTCCCGACAGCTGGAACCCTGGCGCACGCACTGGCGCATTGGCAGCACGCTGCACTACCGGCTACCGCACCGGGCCGAGCAACCTCGTCACGACCGGTCAACACCCGCCACCGCGGGCGAGCGAGTTCTCCGGTCCGCCCAGCGAACCGGCCAGCTGACATCGGCTGCGCCACCTGGCTCTTGGGGAGCGCGATCCTCGCTGGCATCGTCGCCTTGGTCGTCCTCGCCTTTCAGCTGGTCGATCTCCGCGCGTTGACCGGATCCGGCGATCGACCTGCTCCCACACCCACATCCGTTGCCATCGTGCCGAGCCCGACGACTGAACCGAATCCCACGCCAACGCTCGCACCGTCGCCGACCGTCGCCGCCACCCCTACTCCTGAACCGACACCGAACTTGACTCCGACACCCGAGTTAGCCCGCATACCGGACCTCGTCAACTCGACGTTGCGCCAGGCACAGGCCGCAGCCGCAACGGGGAATTTTCAGCTGGCGATCGAAGAGATTTACGATAACATCGTACCCGCCGGGACGATCGTGCGCCAAGATCCGCCCGCCGGCCAACTCGCCGAGAAGGGCAGCACGATCCGTGTTTGGGTGAGCAAAGGGCCGGAGTGGATCACCTTGATCGGCTTGGCCGGCCGACCCTACACCGAAGTGCTGCAACAGCTGCAGGGGCTGCCGGTCACGGTCGAGAAAGTCGAGGAAGGGAGTCGCACGGTTCCCGAAGGGTATGTCATCCGGACGGAACCCGCCGAGCAGGTGCGGAACGGCGGCACGGTCACCGTGTATGTCAGCATTGGCGATCGGGTCAAGGTACCCGACCTGTACGGCAAACCGTATCAACAAGCCGCTGTCGAACTGCAGCGCGCTGGCCTCGTCGTCCGCACCGTGACTCCACAAAGTTGCGAGCAGATTCGCCAGCATATTGCGAATTTCGACTGCGACCAGTTCCCCGACGGTGGCGTGGTGAGTGCGTCCCTGCAATGGAACAGCTGGGTGCCACGCGGGTCGCCGATCGATATCGCATATTACGAAAAGCAGCAGTGAGGCTCGTCAGTCTTCGTTCCACGATCGCCCAGCCTGCACTTGCCTGGTTGGCATTCGGCCTCCTGCTGGGCACCGTACTCGGAACTGCGGCGAGTCAGCTCCGCCCGACCGATCGCCTGGTCGTCGGTGGAACAGGCCGCACCCTCTCGGTTCTGCTCGTCACCGACCGGGCTGAAGTGCTGATCGGAGGTGGGACCGACCCGAACGATGCGGCTGACTTCGTCGACCGTTCGACCGTTCCCTGGCAGCGGCCGCTCGAACTCCTCGTCGTGCCGGCATGGGATCCGGAACACGTACCCGGCGCACTGGGGATCATCGAGCGAGGCAACGTGCACTCGATCGTGGTGTGGGGCGAAGCAGGGAACCAGCCCGCCTGGACAGTCCTGGAACGACGAGCCCGGACAGCAGGCGTCTCGCTCGAATGGATCCGCGAAACGGCAGTGATCCCGATCGACGCGACGACGCGTCTCGTCCTCCAGGCACTCCCCGACGGTGGAGCCATCTGCCTCGAGCGCGGTGAGCTGCGAATCGTCATCGTCGATACAGCCGGCGAGCGGCCATCGAGAGCTTGTCGTCAGTCAGCCGCGACGATCTCGCTGCGACGCGCGATCACTCCTGAGGCACGTTTCCTCGTCCGCCCGCGTCCACTGCGAGCGAGTGAACTCGCGAGCGGCGCTCCGTACGAAGTGCAGCTCGAACGGGGTGAGCGATTGACTGTCCGTCTTCAGGACGGTGAACTCCGCCTGCCACTCGGCGCGCTGCTCAACGACCCGAGACGCGTTCTGGGTCCGCACTCGACCTCGTCAGGGACGCCGGATCGGTAACCGGTACCGGTTCGGTATTGCCCTCCCCCCGCGCGTCGGTCGATCGAGGCGAAGCGCGTCGAGGAGGAAACGGCACCCGCAACGTGCCGAACCGCAACAGCGCGCCCAACGTGAGGAGAAACGCGCTGATCGCGAGCACCTGTGCCCAACCGAGCTCGACTACCCCACGGAGGACCACCTCGCGCAGCGTCGCGACGATGCCCAGTTCCACCATGAAGTCCACAGCGACTCGGTGCTCTTCCAAATAGACGACGAGGAGCCGCATGAGCTCCACCATGACTAACATGAAGAGAACTTCCGCGATCACGACGCGGAAGTCGAGTGCAGGACCAAAGAGGTGACTCAGGAGAATCAACAACGTGCGAACCATGAGGCCGAACAACACGAGAACCAGCGCGACGACGAGAATATCCTGAGCCGCTTCGAGAAAACGCCGTGACAGATGATGGATCTCGGTATGCGGAACGTGTCGACGTTCGTCAGGCTCCATCGCGCCCTCCTATCTTCCCACCAGCGCGACCGCCCTGTCGATCCCCTCACAACCGTTCATCGAGCGACCTCGGTCGTTCCCACGAGTCTCAACTGTACTCAACCTTGCCACGACGGCTCGTCAACCTTCCTTCGAGGGCAGAGGCGCTGCCACGCTCCCTCAGTGTCACACTGGTATCGGACAATACCTCATCGATCACCTGATGTTCACGATGGCGCCGCACGCTGCATTCGGTTATCACACCGGTCCGACACCTGGGGGTCGCGGCTGCTGCGGCGAGAGAGGGGTCGCGAGATCGGTCGAGGCAGCGCCTCGTGCGAGGACTGCTGTTGCCCTGGTTCTCCTCGCAGTCCTCTACCTGTACCCAGCCGCCATCGCCCGCGCGCTCTTCGGACGGCTTATCCCGACCAGTCGCCAGTTGCGGGCGCTCGTTCCGGACCCAGGTTCCCTCGGAATGGCGATCTATGCTCTGGTAATGCCGATCCTGGGGCTTCCTGTCTTTCTCTTTGCCATTGTTGTCTTTCTCGTCGCACTCGACCTGATTTCTCCGGAGACCATTCCCCTCGCTACCAGTCCACGATCGTTCAGCGTTGCCTTTTGGCTGTTCGCTCACAACCTCATGGAAGCGATGGGGATCATGACGCTGGGCGCGCTCTACGTGCTCGTCCCCCGCTACACTCGGTCGGGCAAACTCTACAGTCCACGCCTCGCTGCGGTCGCCATGGTTCTCTACACGATGGCCGCTATCCCCGCTTTCAGTCACCATCTCTACTCATGGGTGACCAACACTCCACAAGTCTTCCAGAACGTCTCGCGCAGCACCTCGTGGGCAACCGGCTTTATCGCAGCCTCCTTGACCGGCTTCGACGTCGGGCTGACAGTGTGGCGTCACGGGCTGAGAATTCACCCAGCACCATTGCTCATGCTGGAAGGTTTCCTCTTGTATCTCATCGATGGCTTCGTTGCGCTGGAACTCTCGACACCAGCTTGGAACCTACGTCTTCATGGCACACTGTATGCCACAGCACATACCATGACGATCCTCACTGCTGTTCTCCTCGTTTTCCTCGGCGTCATGTATCACTATTATCCGGCACTACGCGATCGGCAACTGGACATCCGGATGGGCTTCTGGCACAGCGGGTTGAGCTTTCTCGCTGCACTTGCGATGTTCTTCAGCCTACTCATCGCCGGTGTGGCTGGCCTTCCGCGTCGGGCCTACCCGTGGCTATCCGGTGAAGGAACGTACGCTGTCCCGCTCCTGCTGTTCGGACTCATTTTTGCGCTCGCTCAGTTCGTCTTCCTATGGAATCTGCTCCGCAGCGAACGCGCTGCCGCGTGGGCCCCAGGCCTGGCAGCAGACTGACATGTGACGCCGGCTGAATGGCAACCGTCTCCAGTCCAGCCGGCTTCATGTTCGCCTCACTCAGGTGGTATTTCCCGAAATGCGTACTCGATATGGATACCCCGGCGCGCCTGGACCGTTTTGGCGATCCAGTACACCAGCGCCCCGGCGATGAAGACACCGACGGTCAAGATTTGGACGTTGGGGAAATGGGCAAGCCCGACGAAGGGATCCAGCCAGAACACGACCTCACAGATGAGCAAACTGATCACCGCGAGAAGACCAACGATCGACATGACCGGTAATCCAGCCACACGCCAGCGTACCGGCGATGCCTCAAAATCCTCGCGCCTCCGATACGGGAAAACGATCGCGGCGATCGCAGTGAGAATGAAGGAGACGATCCAGCCGAAGATCCCCACGATACTGGCGAGAACGATATGCCACGCGTAGAGCGCCAAGCAAATCTCCCCCAGGATCCCCACGACCAGGATAGCGACCAATGGTGTATGCGTCCGTGGACTGACGTACGAGAGTATCTCCGGCATCAGTCGGTCAAACGACCAGGCCAACAAGATACGCGTCGACGCGAGATAATTGATAGGCAACCAAACGTAGGTCCAGAGCAGGAAGCCCAGCCCGATGAGAAGGATCAAGAGGAGATTGTGGTGCACCACCGCGCCTGCCAACTCGACGAAGGTGGGCGTGAAGGCGAGTCCGAGAGCAGCCGGATCGGCAGCACCGATGGCTCCCAATCCGTCATACCCCACCATCTTCTGAAAAGCCGCGATGAGGAGCACGATCCACACCGTGCAGTAGACAACAGAACCCGGCATGCCAAAAAATTGCGCCCGGCGCGCGTTCTTCACCTCACCACCGATGAAGCTGGAAGTGATGGCGTACAGCACAATGTAAAGCGGCAAGCTGAGCGAGAGGAAGGTCTGATACGCATCGAACGGGTGCCATTGATATCCCGAACTCTCCCATGCGACTTGGAAGGCATTTTCGACACCACCCACTGCTCGCACGTATTCATCGAACCGGGCGATGAACGTCTCCCGGCTCGTCAGGAGAGCGACGAGACCAGCCACAGCCACAGCGAGCGTCGCGAACGCAAAGGCGACATTCTGTATCCGGAAATAGATCTTGGTCCCGAGTGCAAAGATGCTCCCAAAAACGACAATGAGTACGGTCCCCGCGACGAAGATGCCGAGCGGCGTCTGCCAGAAATCGGCGAAACGCATGAGATCCGGATTGCGGTAGTGGGCCGCGAGCAGACGAAAGAGCGAGGATAAGCCATACTGCCCAAAGTATGCTGCCGGAATGCCGATGTACACGCTCAACCAGACCAGCCAGTTGAAGCTACTGATGAAGCCGAGGAGAGGAGACAAGGTCCGGCTGATGTACACATAGTCGCCACCACTCCGCGGGAGAGCAGCCGCGAAAAAGGCGTACGTCGTTGCGTGGGCGAGAGCCAACAGCCCAGCGACCAGGACACCGCCGAGCATGCTGGCCCCCGGATAGAATGCAGGAACGAACAGGAGGATGAAGAGCACGCCTAAACCGATGTTCTGGTTGTTCGTGTTGTAGACAAAAATATCGAGGAGCGAAAGCTCCTTCGTCAGACCTGTCGCCTCGCGGACAAAGGTCCGTGGTCGTCCCCAACTTCGCCCTGCCGCCATCCCACTCATCGCCTCCTCCTCGAGTCTCTTTCACTCGACCGGGATCTCGCGATAGGCGAGCGAGAGATCGATGCCCTGGCGAGCCCGCCACCAGCGGGCGATCGCGTAAATGACGAGCCCGGACAGGAAAATGGCGATGTTCAGCAGGAACATCCCGAAGCCGAGGATCCCCTCCCGCAGGGTGCTGGGATCCAAGCTGATGCCCGAATAAGGATCGTTGAGATACGCCCACTGCATCACGAGACAGGCCACGATCGAGATCGCTCCCACAAGGCTCAGAACTGGCAGACGTCCGAGCCGCCATGCCACCGGCGAACCGGTGAAGAGTTCGGGCCTTCGGTAGGGCAAGAGTACCGCACTGAGCGAGACCATGATGAAGGTCAAGAGGAAACCGAAGATGCCGACCAAGGTGGCAAAGTACGGCGTGAAGACGTAGATCGCCAGCGAAACGATGGAAAGGGAACCCATCACCACGAGGCTGACCACCGGGGTATGGAAGCGCGGGCTCACCCAGGCCAACGCCGACGGCAGTAACCCATCGATCGCATAGGCCACGAGATTCCGCGACGCATTGAGGATTTGTCCTGGCAGCCACGCGTAGCTCCAGAAGATGAACCCGAACCCGATGAGAAAGGCGACGAGCAGGCTGCCGCTTCCCAACGCGATGAGTTCGTGAAAACGCGGGGCAGCAGCCAAGCCGACGTTGCTCGCCCCGGCATCGCCGAGCGTGCTGATCGCGCCGATCAGATCAGCGCCGATCGCACGAGAAACGCTCCAGACGAGCAAAAGCCCCCAGACAAGGGCATAAACGACTGTTCCAGGAATCGCCCACACCTGGATCTTGCTCGCTTGCTTCACTTCCCCACCGATGTACGCGCTCGAGAAACTGAAACCCATCGTGAGGTAGATCCACGTCATCGTGATGATGGTGTTCCGGAGATCGAACGGTTGGGGCTGATAGCCGCTTTCTCGCAGCAGCGCCTCCAGAATATCAGGGCGCCCAGCCAAATTTCCGAGGTACTGGGCGAGATTCGACTGAAGCACAGCTGGCGATCGCACCAGCGCGACGAACACGACGAGCACTGTCGCCAGCATCGCCAAGACGAACAAGACATTTTGCACGCGGAAGTAGACGCGAAGTCCGAGAATGAAAAGTCCTGTCAAAACCACGATCAGGAGCGCACCGATGACAAACATTCCGGTCGGCGAAGCCGCCCAATCAGCGAAACGCAGTACTTCCTCGTTCCCGGTGAAAGCCGCCAGGATACGCATGAATGGCGCGATCCCGAAACTGGCAAGAAACGCCGAGGGGACACCACCGTACAGGACCCACCACACGGTCGTGTTCCAGTTCGACATCATCCCCCAGGCCGGGCCGAGCACGCGGCTCACATAGACATAGTCGCCACCACTGCGCGGCATGATGGCCGCGAGCATACCGTAGGTCGCGGCGGTCGGAAGCGCCAGGAGTGCACAGAAGAGCAGCGAAAGTGGCAGACTCACTCCACCGTAAGAAGGCATGTACAGGAACATGAGTGCGACCATGAGGCCGATGGAGATGAAATTAACATTGTAGACGAGCGCATCGAACCAGCCAGCCTCCCGGACGAGACCAGTCGCAGCACGTGTAAAGACGCGCGGCCCTTTGGCCTGACTCTTGTCCAGCATCCGCTCTCCTCCTCTCTCGATCACAACCCCTCACCCCCTTACCGCTCCAACAACACCGCCCGGGCCGGCGCACCGTCCGCACCGGCGATCGGCAGAGGAAGACACACGAGGAGGTATCGATCTCCTGCCGGGATCGCGCGGAGCCCTCGCAGGTTTTCGACGATCAAGACATCCGCCCCGAGCAGGCACGCGTGCGCATGGGACGTTCCCTGCACCGTCGAATCGATGTTGAGTGCGTCGATGCCGACGAGCCCGATCCCTGAGGCCACCAACCAGGTCGCCGCTTCCTCAGCGAGGTAGGGATGAACGAAATAGCGGTCCGATCCCCAGTAACGATCCCAGCCAGTCGCCAGGAGGACAGCAGCCCCACGGGGAGGGCTGCCCAGATGCTGCCGGAGCAACGCCAGCGAGATCGCCTCGTCATCGGCCAAGTTCGGAAGCTGGAGCAGGACGGCGGGCACGACGAACCGCTCCGCAGGATAATCGGTAATCGATCGTCCGTCGGGAAAGAAATGAGCCGGTGCATCGACGTGCGTCCCGGAATGGCTGCCCATCGTCACACGTGTCACCCGCCACGGCGCCGAGGCTGCTACCGTTTCCAGACACACCTCGGGATCACCGGGGAAAACCAGCATGTCCGACTCGATCGGGTGCGAAATGTCGTACACCCGCATCGTGTTCACCCGCTCACGAGCTGATAGCTGGCCACGCGATCGTCCTCCAATCGGACGAGCGCTCCATGAAGGACTCCCTCACCGTAGGCCGAACCGGGATTGATGCACAGTGTCCGACCGATGCGCACGGCTCCGCGCGACTCGTGGATATGCCCATGCAGACTCAAAACCGGTTGGTACCGCTCGATCGCCTCGCGCACGGCGCGGCTCCCCACCGGAATCATGTTCGGTTGTCCGCCCACCATCACGACCGAGAGGTCCTCCCGCAGCTGCGGCGCACTGTCCAGCGTTGAGTCATAGGGTGGGCAGTGCAGGTTGAAGATCACCGGCAGACTCGGATCCAACTCGCGGGCGAGTCTCTCGATGCGCGCTGCCAGCTCTTCCTCCGGGAGCTCGCGCGGGCTGTTCCATGGGGTCGGATTCGCCCAGGCGAGACTCAGCAGTTGATATCCGTCGATTTCCACGATCGCGCCATCGGGGTTGACGACGACGTCGCTTCCGGCGAGAGCGTCGTCGATGTCGAACTCGTCATCGTTCCCTGGCATGACGAAGCAGCGCACACCGGTTCCGCGCAAGCGTTCCTCAGCGAGGCGGACCCAGCGCGCGACCGACTCGCGCATCAGGCGCCGAAAGACTGCGTCGGCATAGTCTCGATCCGCTTCCAGTCGGGCCAACTCCTCTAGTCCGCAGCGGTACGGATAGAACCCGTTGAAACGGATACGCTTCTCGGCTTCTGTCACCTCCTCCAGCGACCGCAGTACTTCGTGCCGTCCGAGGAAAGACATCTCCCAGTGGCCATCGACCTCCACGATCGGAACGAGCACTTTCCCGGTCAAATCACCACCGAGAATGAGTGTGTCCACACCATAGAACTTCGCTGCGTTGAGGAACTTCAGAAAACATCGCTCCGAACCGTGTATGTCACTCGTATAGTAGAGCGCCAAGCGACGCGTCGCTTGGCCTTTTCCTTTCCGGAACCAGACCATGTCACTCCCGTCCTGCCCAGACCGGTGCTCAGTCGCGCCGGACTTCCTCCGGCAACTCGTACCAGCGCTTTCGTTCACCGATCATCGCGCGCAGTTTCCAGGCACGACTCTTCGGTGCCTCTTCGACGGCACGCCATAATTCTTCGAGCCGCCGCAAGGAGACGAACTCGTCAGCGAGTTCTCGCTCGAGGATCAGCGTCCGAACCCGATCGACGTTCTCCTTTGCCGTGCGATACCAACCCCAGTCCGTGCTCAAGACATCCACGATACGGCGAATATCGATCGTCTCCTCATCGCCGTACCCAAGCGGATGATCATGAAGCAGAGCGACGATATCGATCAGATCCTTTTCGTTCGCCTCCCAGATCTGCAGCTTGGTCAAAAGCAAGTCGGCAAGCGGAAGCGTCCAGCGATCCCGCTCCAGCCGGCCACGAAAGTCCAGGGTGTGGCACATGCGCAACTGATCGAGGAAGACATCGATCTGCCGCTCGTGCAGCGGATCCCAGAAGAAGAGCCGCTGGTGACCATGCAGTGTATTGAATTCGCGATCCGCTTGATACCCGAGATCAGCGAAGAGCGCCTCGATCGCACGCTTCTGCGCCGACAACCCAACGAAATCAGCATCACGATAGACACGTTGCAGCGCACGGTGAGACGCACTCGGCGAGTGCAAAAAGACGGCGACACCACCGAGAACCCGAAGGGTCACGCCACGCGCCTCAGCTGCCTCGAGCACGCGCCGCACCTCGTCGCGAATATCGTCGAGAGGCTGCGTCGAAACCGTCGTCGATTCCACCGATGAGACCTCCAGAATATGTCTATCGTCCTCTTCACTCACTCGAGCCGATCCGGCATCACGAGGATCGGAAGAATTCGCGCTGACTGCAGCAATTTCCCGATCGACGACCGGGTTCACCTGACTCAGCCAAGTATAGGATACATTCCCGCACCATACAAACGAGGAACTGCCCATACCCGATTCACCATCCGACTCACCAGCGCAACGAGCCGAAACGGCTCGCGACACAGTCTAACCGGAACCCAATCGGCTCGGCGGAGCTGAGCGCTTGATCAGGCTGCAGCGACTGCTCTGGAAAAGAGGTGCTCGGCTAGGGAGAGGCTCGGACTCTTTCAGTTCCTTTGGAACTGAGGGCTCGTCGTGACGCACGCATCGCGATAGAATGAGTGCGATGATTACCGAGGTCGGATCACAAGCTGGGATAGAGGAGTATGGAAAAGAAAAACCCTTGCTCACCCATCCCCACGCGGACTCGACATCCTGCGGTCCGAGCATGGATCTATCTCATGCGAATCGCCTATCGTACCGAGCGCGAGTCGGCGACCCATGCCGCTGAGCACGGGCTCACCTTCGCCCAGCTCGACGTGATCTTCCATATCGGCAAGTGTCCTGGCATCACGCAGCAGGAACTGGCTGAACGCCTGCTG
Protein-coding regions in this window:
- a CDS encoding phosphate-starvation-inducible PsiE family protein, with translation MEPDERRHVPHTEIHHLSRRFLEAAQDILVVALVLVLFGLMVRTLLILLSHLFGPALDFRVVIAEVLFMLVMVELMRLLVVYLEEHRVAVDFMVELGIVATLREVVLRGVVELGWAQVLAISAFLLTLGALLRFGTLRVPFPPRRASPRSTDARGEGNTEPVPVTDPASLTRSSADPERVSGR
- a CDS encoding protein kinase domain-containing protein, whose product is MRTHVLNDRYRLDEPIGEGGMAVVYRGYDLLLGRPVAIKVLRGQFAADASFLRRFEREAQAAARLSHPNIVSVYDVGRDGAIHYIVMEFVPGKTLKQLILERAPIPLDDTIRIVRQVAAALDYAHQHGLVHRDIKPQNILVDERGFVKVTDFGIAKGISDVSLTEAGFGMGTVHYVSPEQARGEPATPASDIYSLGVVIYEMLTGRLPFEADSPIGLAMKHVHEPPPPPRQFAPSLPPAVEAIVLRALAKDPRQRFPTAGTLAHALAHWQHAALPATAPGRATSSRPVNTRHRGRASSPVRPANRPADIGCATWLLGSAILAGIVALVVLAFQLVDLRALTGSGDRPAPTPTSVAIVPSPTTEPNPTPTLAPSPTVAATPTPEPTPNLTPTPELARIPDLVNSTLRQAQAAAATGNFQLAIEEIYDNIVPAGTIVRQDPPAGQLAEKGSTIRVWVSKGPEWITLIGLAGRPYTEVLQQLQGLPVTVEKVEEGSRTVPEGYVIRTEPAEQVRNGGTVTVYVSIGDRVKVPDLYGKPYQQAAVELQRAGLVVRTVTPQSCEQIRQHIANFDCDQFPDGGVVSASLQWNSWVPRGSPIDIAYYEKQQ
- a CDS encoding ubiquitin-like small modifier protein 1: MAVTILIPAPLRRFTEDRAAVQVEAKTVAEALAKLDELYPGIRERICEPDGRVRRFVSIFVNGKDIRSLQGVETPLADGDEVGIIPAMAGGR
- a CDS encoding Mov34/MPN/PAD-1 family protein; this encodes MIRIPRDQYQAIIEHAQREAPREACGLLGGHGERIERVYPVTNRAELAVEFFAERGLIPPGRDYRPDAPGSIAVERFFMDPEEQFRVLREIERSGLEHLGSYHSHPATEAYPSRTDVELAAFWPNMLLLICSLADPARPVVRAFRVNEGQVSEESILVED
- the moeB gene encoding molybdopterin-synthase adenylyltransferase MoeB, with product MARRYEQLFQEIKRAIREVDVHQLYQQLRSGRRPVIIDVREREEWEQGYVPGALFIPRGYLEMRIEEEVPDKSTPIYVYCAGGVRSAFAAKTLEELGYQNVYSVAGGFSAWKHAGYPFVTPRQWTREQLQRYSRHFLIPEVGEEGQAKLLDSKVLIIGAGGLGSPAALYLAAAGVGTLGIVDADVVDLSNLQRQILHTTDRVGRPKTESAREAITALNPDVEVIAHDVWLSSQTILDVIRDYDVIVNGADNFPTRYLVNDAAVLLGKPVVDGSIFRFDGQVTVYKPGEGPCYRCLYPEPPPPELAPSCDQAGVLGVLPGVIGVLQATEAIKLLLGIGEPLVGRVLLYDALAATFRELSVERDPECAACGPNSTLTVETIGQIDYQQSCILPVRQTAAD
- a CDS encoding PLP-dependent cysteine synthase family protein codes for the protein MSSSLGCRLGETVTERIGRTPLFCLQRLPAISGISDRVQLLVKAEWYNPGGSVKDRAAWRIVREALRTGALGSNRRLLDATSGNTGIAYAMLGAALGFGVTLVVPGSIGEERRAILGAYGAELIYSDPYEGTDGAIRLARQLAAEQPDRYYYADQYSNPANWLAHYEGTGPEILEQTRGQVTHFVAGLGTTGTMMGTGRFLKEANPDVVLVGVQPDDPFHGLEGLKHLPTALTPAIYDPSLVDRMEFVDTEEAYRLARDVARCEGLLLGPSAAAAIVAALRVARELDQGVIVAILPDSGLKYLSTPLWHPERG